A stretch of the Metopolophium dirhodum isolate CAU chromosome 8, ASM1992520v1, whole genome shotgun sequence genome encodes the following:
- the LOC132949925 gene encoding uncharacterized protein LOC132949925, with protein MVKPTKVMGTNCMIRESLLKCINSCKQLKLQKIKSKNDKIRLLKTKMSVLNVQKRIKNYEAGENEKSCNYKPVDLSKRIIANKKVKHCKIKTNEQFQCPNNMEPEKKTKKIPSKIFSRKFSKYKDVQQKLKAKFKSNYNSSGKFDQSSTKYKAYVNKNKNKKNKSFLKYSMCSFGFNRKILKKKRTVCPELPGKGTYNHRFAYDDALQLQRKGIEVDVLYKVKNKTDSIYVINGEFLWTKNKRSSKKPKAVINTADKIRQEQKLTESLISLSLQEKAELAKMLKENAQKKRLAKMVLLQKAEVEREKKLRLDEFIRKRDLENIEKDLRAKELSKTEKLLKKKAKDEKRNQKEMEIDIAKYNAEMEKLRRLKLQQNIASINNNNDDMNTTHNEQVINQKNGYDGLKVITDSNIINDIGRWALQNDGIFNMSWLKIVARRIDSLDGRVDTIFKNKWMQIAIDKVVDVMTEKKLMSDFYKKDLSHRKLLCNKSVQVSPSFVIKNKRMMKCHKRHTSISIRKSPKFSGCPGDGQGVRKLHKVIKTEGSYFQVISVDAFGSYWCKEWMN; from the exons ATGGTGAAACCAACAAAAGTTATGGGAACAAATTGTATGATAAGGGAATCActattgaaatgtataaatagtTGCAAAcagttaaaattacaaaaaattaaaagtaaaaatgataaaattcgattattaaaaactaaaatgtctgTATTAAACGttcaaaaaagaattaaaaattatgaagccGGTGAAAACGAAAAATCTTGTAACTATAAACCAGTTGATTTGTCAAAAAGAATCATAGCTAACAAGAAAGTGAAACACtgcaaaattaaaactaatgaaCAATTTCAGTGTCCAAACAATATGGaacctgaaaaaaaaactaaaaaaattccaTCAAAAATTTTTAGTCGAAAATTTTCAAAGTATAAAGATGTTCAACAAAAGTTAAAAGCTAAATTCAAATCTAATTACAATAGTAGTGGCAAATTTGATCAAAGCTCAACTAAATATAAAGCatacgtaaataaaaataaaaataagaaaaataaatcatttttgaaatattctatGTGTAGTTTTggttttaatagaaaaatattaaaaaaaaaacgtactgtGTGTCCAGAACTTCCAGGGAAAGGGACTTACAATCATCGGTTTGCGTATGATGACGCATTGCAGTTACAACGGAAAGGTATTGAGGTAGACGTACTAtataaagtgaaaaataaaactgactCTATTTATGTCATAAATGGAGAATTTCTATGGACGAAGAATAAACGATCATCCAAAAAACCTAAAGCAGTTATAAATACTGCAGATAAAATAAGACAAGAGCAAAAACTTACTGAGTCgctaatatcattatcattacaAGAAAAGGCTGAATTGGCTAAAATGCTGAAAGAAAATGCACAGAAAAAAAGATTAGCTAAAATGGTTTTGTTACAGAAAGCAGAAGttgaaagagaaaaaaaactaagactTGATGAATTTATAAGGAAACGAGATTTGGAAAATATAGAGAAGGACCTTCGTGCTAAGGAGTTAAGCAAAAcagaaaaattattgaaaaaaaaagcaaaGGATGAAAAAAGAAATCAAAAAGAAATGGAAATAGATATTGCAAAATATAATGctgaaatggaaaaattaagaCGACTgaaattgcaacaaaatattgcgtcaataaataacaataatgatgatatGAATACCACACATAATGAACAAGTAATAAACCAGAAAAATGGCTACGATGGACTTAAG gTCATTACTGATTCAAACATTATTAATGATATCGGACGATGGGCATTACAGAATGATGGCATCTTTAACATGTCATGGTTAAAAATTGTAGCTCGTCGGATTGATTCTTTGGATGGGCGAGTAGATACAATATTCAAGAATAAATGGATGCAGATTGCCATTGATAAAGTGGTCGATGTAATGACAGAGAAAAAACTGATgtctgatttttataaaaaagatttaaGTCACCGAAAATTGTTGTGCAATAAAAGTGTCCAG GTATCCCCtagttttgtaataaaaaataaaagaatgatGAAATGCCACAAACGTCATACTTCAATCAGCATTCGCAAGTCTCCTAAGTTCTCCGGTTGTCCGGGTGATGGTCAAGGCGTTAGGAAACTGCACAAGGTGATTAAAACAGAAGGCAGCTATTTTCAAGTGATCAGCGTGGATGCCTTTGGGTCATATTGGTGCAAGGAGTGGATGAATTAA